A stretch of DNA from Anaerolineales bacterium:
CGATCAATTCGTACCCCAGGCTGCCGCTGACCTCGCCTGGACTCGCTTTGGCATAACACGCCAGAACGCTCTCCTCTGAAGGGCAGTCAATCAGCAGCCGGTAGTAGGCCGTGGTGAGCGGATAGCGCTGAGGGACCCGGGGGGCGGTTCCATACTGCCGGTTCGAGGTGATGATCAGCAGGTCAGCCTGCTCGAGGCTGTCGACGATCCGCTGCGCCTTGTCGGGGACTCCGTCGAAGTCGTCGTCCTGGTCATCCTGCCAGTACAGTTCCTGGACAACACTCCCGTACAGTCCGCCGTTGTCTCGCGAGTCGACGCGCACCGGCAGGCCATCATCCCAGGAGGACTCGCTGGCGATCACCGCACCCCGCAGCCCCAAGGCCGAATCCTCGAGCATCAGGCGCAGGCGGTAGTCTCGGTCGCGCTCCACTTCGAACGGGGAATCGAATCGCAAGCTCAGCGAGATCTCGTCACCCGCCGGCAACGGCTGCGCCAGACGGCCCCGAGCCACAAGCGGGCTTCCCGGGGCGCTGTCATCATAGACCTCGGCGACGGCGATGAGCGCCTCCCCGGTGCCTCCGGGAAGGCGCCGGGCAAACGGCAGCAGCACTCCCTCGGCCGTCCCATTCTGGCGGGCAGTGAACGAGAACTCCTGCGGGATCCCCGAGGCCAGCGCGTACACCTCGCGCGGGTACCCCATGGATTCAACCGGCGAGCCTTCGCGCGACTCCGTCACCACGTCCATCGTCCCCCGCAGCATGACGGCGCCCGGTGTGTCCATGGAGAGACGGACGACGTAGCGCGGTCCAGGCTCGACCGGCAGCGCCTGGTCCAGCGGAATGACCAGCCGGGTTTCCCCGCCCTGCTCCAGCAGTTCGGCGCTGCCACTGGCCAGGGCTTGCGCCGAATCCGGCGCGGGCAGCACCTCGACTCGCAGCCGCTTGACGCCGGTTCCAGGTGCGAGGTCGGTGACGTGGGTCAGGGTGACCTCGTCGACGGTCCCGGTGACCTGGCTGGTGAAGGAGGAGTCGAACGCCTTAGCCTGGGTGAGGACAAAATCCAGCGGCAGCGGAATCGGTTCCAGCCTGGGCTCAGCCTCACCCTCGAGCAGCAGATTCGCCGGACCCGGCAGGTTGCGGTAGATCCAACGGGAAGCTGCGACCCGGGTCATCGGTTGGGTATAGACGGAGAGGAAGGCAAACGCCTGGGCGGCGGAGAGCGCAAGGACTGTCACCAGAAGTGCGCCGGCCGCGATCCGGGACGGCCGCCGCCAGCGGCCAGGCGCATTGCCCGCCTTGAACCACAGCTGCCACAAGAACCACGATCCGAGCAGGGCCAGCGTGGGATAGACCGGCAGCATGTAGCGCATCGAGGGCGTGAAGCTCGTCGATTGCCAAAGGAAGTAGGCGCCAGTCCAGGTGACCAGGAGCAAGTGCAGCCGCCACTCGCCTCGCAGCGAACGGTAGATAGCGTAAGCCCATCCCGCCCAAGCTACGATCGCGGCCGCAGGACCCATCCCCCACAACACCAAGTTGCGCAGGGCGAACAGGATCGGTGTCCGGTTGGCCCACTGCAATGCCGGGGGGAAGTCGACGTCGCCGCTGGCTTGCTGCCGGATGACAGCCATGTTGTCGAGCCACAGGGGATTCAGATGCAGCCCGAGGAACCCAGGCCCGGAGAAGGCATACGGCTGCAGGATCCGGAACACTACCAGCGAGGCGAAGGCCGCCAGTGACAGCCCAGCCACCAGACGCACCAGCTCACGTTCACGGCCCTCCCGCGGGACGGTCCAGTAGCGGGCGGCCACCGCCAGCACCAGCACCAGGCTGAGCGGTGCCGCACTGACCTTGGTGGCGACGGCCATCCCGAGGGCGATCCCGAAGAGGGCGTAGTCCAGCCAGCGACCCCTGGCCTGGGCCAGCACGGCGAAGTACAACCCAGCCACGATGAAGGTGTTCAGGAAGGGGTCGACAACGAAGAAGTGCGCGTGCTGGATCAGCAGCGGAGAGAACGCCAGCAGGGCAGCCGCCAGCAGGCCTACCCGGCGGCGGTACAGCCGTTCGCCAAGCAGATATACGAAAAGGATGCTGATCAGGTCAAACGCCGCCGAGGCCCCCCGCCCAACCAAATGAATCTGGTCGTACCCCGACTGGCCCAACCCCTCGGCCAGGAAGCGGACGAGGAAGATCGGAAGTGTCCCATAGACGAAGAAACCATGGCCAGTGTTGTGCGGATTCAGCGGCGAGGTGGCGGTATTGAAGTACTCCGCCACGGTAGCGGGCAGGCTCAGGCTGCTCTCCACCATGGTCAGAAAGCGCTCATCGGGATGCAGATGGGTGTACTCGTCCCAGTTGATGCCGGTGAGGCGCAGGTAGGCTGCGATGAGCAGGATGACGACGATCAGCCCGTCGTGAAGCCAGTCACGGGGCGGGGTGCGGGTGCGCGGCGACGGAGGGAGATCCTCATTGGGCGAAAGCGAAGGCGGCGCGGATTGCATCTAGGGCACCGGGCCCGGGCCGCGCCAGGCTTCGTCCGGGCCGCGCGCCGGAACGGCGTAGATCAGGAAGTCATGTCCTTCTTCCGGCGGAATAAAGTGGCTCAGCGTTCCGGATGGGAACACCTGCTTGAGGGTGTCCAGGCCTTCCTGGTCCTGCGGGTTCAGGATGAACAACTGCGCCCGTCGCTCCCCTTCGAGGGTGGAAAGGTCCGGCGGCCAGATGGCGTAATCTCGCAGAGGGTCGCCGGCGTGGATGCCCACCAGGCGCGTGTCCACCCAGTAGGGAAAGGCGACGACGTGAGCCGTCTGATAGCTGCCCGTGGAGGCTGCGAAGCTGCGAATCACCTCACCCATCTGGCCGGTGTTCCAGGCGGATCGCCGGAACAACCCGGCGTACTCGACGAATACCAGGCGGTAGTTCAGGCCGATCGCCACCACCAACAACGCGGCGGCCGCCCCTGCCCAGGCCGCCCGCGCCAGACGCGACGACCACTGGCGCCAGATCCAATCCAGCAGTCCGGCCAACGGGATCGCCGCCAGGGTATAGACGGGGACAATCGCCCCGGAGGCGCGGTTGGTCGCCGGGTTCTCGGCGGGGAACGCCAGCGCCATGATCGAGGGCAGCATCAGCAGGGGAATCGAGAGCAGGGTGAACAGGTCGAGCCAGGAACGGCGGCGAACATAGCGGACGGCGACTATCACGACGCCAAGATGGAACAGGGCGGCTGTCACCCAATCCAGGGCCGGACGGTGAGGGATCGAGTTCACCCAGACTTCGCCGTTGTCCCAGCCGAACATGCGCAGGGCATTCCAGGTGTTGCTCAGGAAGAGCACCAGCGGATCCCCGGGGAGCTCGCGCTCCGCTTCTCCAATTCTCGTCAGCGCCCGTAAGAACAACTGATCGGGCATCTCGATCGCCACCCGCAGCAGCGGGGTGAGAGCGATCAGGGCGATCAGGCCGGCAGCGACCAACCAGCTGGTCATCGCCAGGCGCTGCCCGCGTGCCTCGCGGTGCAGCAGGAAGAGGAGCACGCCGAAGGCAATCACGAGGGGGAGGACGCGCGTCGGCGAGTAGCCATGCA
This window harbors:
- a CDS encoding glycosyltransferase family 39 protein, whose protein sequence is EIQLRAGLRQAARWLRSPRVHIHVGAWGVAAAGAIALTLFFRFAYLRSVPIEMVSDHAEKLLDVLDVESGLTAIFFPRNTGREALQFYLAAATNALLGTGITFLTLKIGTALAGWVTLPFVYLFAKEVAGRKAGLIAFVLAGIAYWPNVISRVGLRFPLYPLFVAPAMYFLARGIRRRSRNDFLWCGLFIGLGLHGYSPTRVLPLVIAFGVLLFLLHREARGQRLAMTSWLVAAGLIALIALTPLLRVAIEMPDQLFLRALTRIGEAERELPGDPLVLFLSNTWNALRMFGWDNGEVWVNSIPHRPALDWVTAALFHLGVVIVAVRYVRRRSWLDLFTLLSIPLLMLPSIMALAFPAENPATNRASGAIVPVYTLAAIPLAGLLDWIWRQWSSRLARAAWAGAAAALLVVAIGLNYRLVFVEYAGLFRRSAWNTGQMGEVIRSFAASTGSYQTAHVVAFPYWVDTRLVGIHAGDPLRDYAIWPPDLSTLEGERRAQLFILNPQDQEGLDTLKQVFPSGTLSHFIPPEEGHDFLIYAVPARGPDEAWRGPGPVP